In the Deinococcus ficus genome, one interval contains:
- the miaB gene encoding tRNA (N6-isopentenyl adenosine(37)-C2)-methylthiotransferase MiaB — translation MKATVVTYGCQMNEYDTHLVESQLVSLGADLVSSVDEADFVLLNTCAVRGKPVEKVRSLLGDLRKVKAQRPLVVGMMGCLAQLEEGQQMARKFQVDVLLGPGSLLDIGAALESNERFWGLQFKDELHAHIPPAPTGKLQAHLTIMRGCDHHCTYCIVPTTRGPQVSRHPDDILRELDSLLAAGVQEVTLLGQNVNAYGVDQGARLAGYPTFAELIRMVGRSGVQRVKFTTSHPMNFTEDVAAAIGETPAMCEYIHLPVQSGSNRVLRRMAREYTREKYLTHIEQIRRHVPHAVLATDIIVGFPGETEEDFQDTLSLYDEVGYDSAYMFIYSPRPGTPSYTHFQDLPREVKTERLQRLIVKQKEWSARKNAAKVGTVQQVLLRGDAHDPAFLEGHTSGNHPTVVPKALGADRPGIYPVRIGHATPHMMYGTLLGPDGQPLPELPRHTPEAAALSSPLQMA, via the coding sequence ATGAAAGCGACCGTCGTGACCTACGGCTGTCAGATGAACGAGTACGACACGCACCTCGTGGAATCCCAGCTGGTGTCCCTGGGCGCGGACCTGGTGAGCAGCGTGGACGAGGCGGACTTCGTGCTGCTGAACACCTGCGCGGTGCGCGGCAAACCCGTGGAGAAGGTCCGCAGCCTGCTGGGCGACCTGCGCAAGGTCAAGGCGCAGCGGCCCCTGGTGGTGGGCATGATGGGCTGCCTCGCGCAGCTCGAAGAAGGCCAGCAGATGGCCCGCAAGTTCCAGGTGGACGTCCTGCTCGGCCCCGGCAGCCTGCTGGACATCGGCGCGGCGCTGGAAAGCAACGAGCGCTTCTGGGGCCTGCAGTTCAAGGACGAGCTGCACGCCCACATCCCGCCCGCCCCGACCGGGAAGCTGCAGGCGCACCTGACGATCATGCGCGGCTGCGACCATCACTGCACGTACTGCATCGTGCCCACCACCCGCGGCCCCCAGGTCAGCCGCCACCCCGACGACATCCTCCGGGAACTCGACAGCCTCCTCGCGGCCGGCGTGCAGGAAGTCACGCTGCTGGGGCAGAACGTGAACGCCTACGGCGTGGACCAGGGCGCCAGACTCGCCGGGTACCCCACCTTCGCCGAACTGATCCGTATGGTGGGCCGCAGCGGCGTGCAGCGCGTGAAATTCACCACCAGCCACCCCATGAACTTCACCGAGGACGTCGCCGCCGCCATCGGCGAGACGCCCGCCATGTGCGAATACATTCACCTGCCCGTGCAGAGCGGCTCCAACCGCGTGCTGCGCCGCATGGCCCGCGAGTACACCCGCGAGAAGTACCTCACGCACATCGAACAGATCCGCCGGCACGTCCCCCACGCCGTGCTCGCCACGGACATCATCGTCGGCTTCCCCGGCGAGACCGAAGAGGACTTCCAGGACACGCTGAGCCTGTACGACGAGGTCGGGTACGACAGCGCGTACATGTTCATCTACAGCCCCCGCCCCGGCACGCCCAGCTACACGCACTTCCAGGACCTGCCGCGCGAGGTGAAAACCGAACGCCTCCAGCGCCTGATCGTCAAACAGAAGGAATGGAGTGCGCGCAAGAACGCCGCGAAGGTCGGCACCGTGCAACAGGTCCTGCTGCGCGGCGACGCGCACGACCCCGCCTTCCTGGAAGGCCACACGAGCGGCAACCACCCCACCGTCGTGCCCAAGGCCCTGGGCGCCGACCGGCCCGGCATCTACCCCGTGCGGATCGGGCACGCCACGCCGCACATGATGTACGGCACCCTGCTCGGCCCGGACGGCCAGCCCCTCCCGGAGCTCCCGCGGCACACGCCGGAAGCCGCCGCGCTCAGCAGCCCCCTCCAGATGGCCTGA
- a CDS encoding 3-hydroxyacyl-CoA dehydrogenase NAD-binding domain-containing protein, with protein MTDPTPHLIRTSRDGDVLILTIDNPPVNAFSPGVPEGLKAGLDAAATDDTVKAVVIIGGGRTFIAGADIRTFNLPREQAPDLRGTIAKLDAFPKPTVAALHGTALGGGFELALGCTYRVATPGAKVGLPEVKLGLLPGAGGTQRLPRVVGVKKALDLILSGTPVGAAPARDLGLIDEIVEGDLLTGAVAFARRVADVRPLPRISERPAQPDPEAIEAARQSIRKTHRGQLSPQFIVDLVDLATRTPFNEGHAEEGVKFVQAKDSPQSRGMRHMFFAEREAAKIPGLDKTTPTTDIRRVGVIGAGTMGGGIAMNFLNAGIPVTIVETAQENLDRGLNTIRKTYEASAAKGRLKLEDVQKRLDLLTPTLSMNDLGDADLIIEAVFEDMAVKKDIFTRLDAVAKPGAILATNTSTLDVGEIAAVTSRPEQVIGLHFFSPANIMKLLEIVRADRTSDSVLATSLKLSRTIGKVGVVVGVCNGFVGNRMLYAYREQASKAVLEGATPQAVDAAMNALGLPMGPYAMSDMAGLDIGYMARRAAAERAGQPMPDDWVDRVVQLGRKGQKTGAGVYDYPDGSRTPVPSPAVDDLIQAYRAEKGVQPREATQDDLIARLTATLANEGARILEEGIALRASDIDTIYTYGYGFPAYRGGPMHYASEQGLTTVVQTLERHGLEVAPLLRRLAQEGKTFAQYDAERAKSQT; from the coding sequence ATGACCGACCCCACCCCCCACCTGATCCGCACGTCCCGAGACGGCGACGTCCTGATCCTGACCATCGACAACCCGCCCGTGAACGCCTTCTCACCCGGCGTCCCCGAGGGCCTCAAGGCCGGCCTGGACGCCGCCGCGACCGACGACACCGTGAAGGCCGTGGTCATCATCGGCGGAGGCCGCACCTTCATCGCCGGGGCGGACATCCGCACCTTCAACCTCCCGCGCGAACAGGCGCCGGACCTGCGCGGCACCATCGCGAAACTGGACGCCTTCCCCAAGCCCACCGTGGCCGCCCTGCACGGCACCGCCCTGGGCGGCGGGTTCGAACTGGCGCTGGGCTGCACCTACCGCGTCGCCACGCCCGGCGCCAAGGTCGGCCTGCCGGAAGTGAAACTGGGCCTGCTGCCCGGGGCGGGCGGCACGCAGCGCCTGCCCCGCGTGGTGGGCGTGAAAAAGGCCCTGGACCTGATCCTGTCCGGCACCCCGGTCGGCGCCGCGCCGGCCCGCGACCTGGGCCTGATCGACGAGATCGTCGAGGGCGACCTGCTCACGGGCGCCGTCGCCTTCGCGCGGCGCGTGGCGGACGTGCGCCCCCTGCCCCGCATCAGCGAGCGCCCCGCGCAGCCTGACCCCGAAGCGATCGAGGCGGCCCGGCAGAGCATCAGGAAAACGCACCGCGGCCAGCTGTCGCCGCAGTTCATCGTGGACCTCGTGGACCTCGCCACCCGCACGCCCTTCAATGAAGGCCACGCCGAGGAAGGCGTGAAGTTCGTGCAGGCCAAGGACAGCCCCCAGTCCCGCGGCATGCGGCACATGTTCTTCGCCGAACGCGAGGCCGCCAAGATTCCCGGCCTGGACAAGACCACCCCCACCACCGACATCCGCCGCGTAGGCGTGATCGGCGCCGGCACCATGGGCGGCGGCATCGCCATGAACTTCCTGAACGCCGGCATTCCCGTCACCATCGTGGAAACCGCGCAGGAGAACCTGGACCGCGGCCTGAACACCATCCGCAAAACCTACGAGGCCAGCGCCGCCAAGGGCCGCCTCAAGCTCGAGGACGTGCAGAAGCGCCTGGACCTCCTGACCCCCACCCTGAGCATGAACGACCTCGGGGACGCCGACCTCATCATCGAGGCGGTGTTCGAGGACATGGCCGTGAAGAAGGACATCTTCACGCGCCTGGACGCCGTCGCCAAACCCGGCGCGATTCTCGCCACGAACACCAGCACCCTGGACGTGGGCGAGATCGCCGCCGTCACCTCCCGCCCGGAGCAGGTGATCGGCCTGCACTTCTTCAGCCCCGCGAACATCATGAAACTCCTGGAGATCGTCCGCGCGGACAGGACCAGCGACAGCGTCCTGGCGACCAGCCTCAAACTCTCCCGCACCATCGGCAAGGTCGGCGTGGTCGTCGGCGTGTGCAACGGCTTCGTCGGGAACCGCATGCTGTACGCCTACCGCGAACAGGCCAGCAAGGCCGTGCTGGAAGGCGCCACCCCGCAGGCCGTGGACGCCGCCATGAACGCCCTCGGCCTCCCCATGGGCCCCTACGCCATGAGCGACATGGCCGGCCTCGACATCGGGTACATGGCCCGCCGCGCCGCTGCGGAACGCGCCGGGCAACCCATGCCCGACGACTGGGTGGACCGGGTCGTGCAGCTGGGCCGCAAAGGGCAGAAAACCGGCGCCGGCGTGTACGACTACCCCGACGGCAGCCGCACGCCCGTCCCCAGCCCCGCCGTGGACGACCTCATCCAGGCGTACCGCGCCGAGAAGGGCGTCCAGCCGCGCGAGGCCACGCAGGACGACCTGATCGCCCGCCTGACCGCCACCCTGGCGAACGAGGGCGCCCGCATCCTGGAAGAAGGCATCGCGCTGCGCGCCAGCGACATCGACACCATCTACACCTACGGGTACGGCTTCCCCGCCTACCGCGGCGGGCCCATGCACTACGCCAGCGAACAGGGCCTGACCACCGTCGTCCAGACCCTGGAACGTCACGGCCTGGAAGTCGCCCCCCTGCTGCGCCGACTCGCGCAGGAGGGCAAAACCTTCGCCCAGTACGACGCCGAACGCGCCAAAAGCCAAACCTGA
- a CDS encoding tetratricopeptide repeat protein produces MTDAPTPDRPTLTLFPDLGDLYRLQPQFNAGTVVELLRARNVREVLWASGPDPDHPLRDALPAAGIAIREGFTADWAWADAEHAELQSYLQQYPQGRERMRDAARAEQAFADELTAPLTAARIPALLDAARTYHATLKDRLDEGPGTRWHARRLDELAARLTGETGTVIAALDDLPGLLDRLPGAALADLHAAAPGELSRVRALADRAWQLRDEDDLNALLEALTRETGDRVTPRAELDAAAASIYLAVGDLAAARTLLERAAHALTDDQPRSLPGLVLARLGQVRDAQGDRDLALRTYRAVLALSHVPQVARETADLGLTTPFTLELPDEPGAE; encoded by the coding sequence GTGACCGACGCCCCCACGCCCGACCGCCCGACCCTCACCCTGTTCCCGGATCTGGGGGACCTGTATCGCCTGCAGCCGCAGTTCAACGCGGGCACCGTGGTGGAACTGCTGCGGGCCCGGAACGTGCGCGAGGTGCTGTGGGCCAGTGGCCCCGACCCGGACCACCCCCTGCGCGACGCGCTGCCCGCCGCCGGCATCGCCATCCGCGAGGGCTTCACGGCGGACTGGGCCTGGGCGGATGCCGAACACGCCGAACTGCAGTCGTACCTGCAGCAGTACCCGCAGGGCCGCGAGCGCATGCGCGACGCCGCCCGCGCCGAACAGGCCTTCGCGGACGAGCTCACCGCGCCCCTCACCGCCGCCCGCATCCCCGCGCTGCTCGACGCCGCCCGCACCTACCACGCCACCCTGAAAGACCGCCTGGACGAGGGCCCCGGCACCCGCTGGCACGCCCGGCGGCTGGACGAACTCGCCGCGCGGCTGACCGGCGAGACCGGCACCGTGATCGCCGCGCTGGACGACCTGCCGGGCCTGCTGGACCGCCTGCCCGGCGCGGCCCTGGCCGACCTGCACGCCGCCGCCCCCGGCGAACTCAGCCGCGTGCGCGCCCTGGCCGACCGGGCCTGGCAGCTGCGCGACGAGGACGACCTGAATGCCCTGCTCGAAGCCCTGACGCGCGAGACCGGCGACCGCGTGACCCCCAGGGCGGAACTGGACGCCGCGGCCGCCAGCATCTACCTCGCGGTCGGGGACCTCGCGGCGGCCCGCACGCTGCTGGAACGCGCCGCGCACGCCCTCACGGACGACCAGCCGCGCAGCCTGCCGGGCCTGGTCCTGGCCCGGCTGGGGCAGGTGCGGGACGCGCAGGGCGACCGCGACCTCGCGCTGCGCACCTACCGGGCGGTGCTGGCGCTCTCGCACGTGCCGCAGGTGGCGCGGGAAACGGCCGACCTGGGCCTGACCACGCCGTTCACGCTGGAACTGCCGGACGAGCCCGGCGCGGAGTGA
- a CDS encoding RelA/SpoT family protein has translation MSELRALIADRDQTDRDRVDAAYDFARDAHDGVNRKSGEPYITHPVAVAVILAKLGMDTESLMAGLLHDTVEDVEGVTFETIEARFGPDVRRIVEGETKVSKLSKQGSQQAEIAHSGRDMQAENLRQMLVAMTADIRIIVVKLADRLHNMRTLGSMKPEKQQRIARETMDIFAPLAHRLGIGRIKWELEDLSFQYLHPDEYAYLQSRLRTRQEERDTLIQGAVKQLREALEDDLELPDWVQDIDIAGRSKHLWSIHNKMKREGKALEQIFDLLAIRVILTPRELRVPEGTDESRRERAEETREKRICYHTVSIVHSMWTPLPGRFKDYIAVPKPNGYQSLHTTVISQSGQPIEVQIRSRRMHEVAEFGVAAHWMYKQGAQLAQKDRENWIAQLRELQNEINDASDYLDAVKTDILSQRVRVFTPKGLAVSLPAGSTTIDFAYHIHTRIGETTVGARVNGSIVPLSHKLGNGDMVEIVTSKNGRPSKDWLNFAVTRSARAKIRHHFRTQEREEALKRGHDLLERYLRKRQMAVRQLMRTKLLEEATQKLLGSRNPDDLYHALSAGKTTPAVVARILSPSLAEEQKPSPRRRQGPQEPTPGGVYVEGFTTTTKLSNCCTPIRGDLIMGYLTRGRGVSIHRIDCPNMIRLLKDEPERCVAASWSATEGGHMTADLDVIARDRSGLLADVLGVLTRMKVSPLKIEAAVSVEEIAHIYLRVSVRNNTELLGITSAIRRVPSVTDVVRLNASKAAGTA, from the coding sequence ATGAGTGAACTGCGCGCATTGATCGCCGATCGGGACCAGACCGACCGGGACCGCGTGGACGCGGCCTACGACTTCGCCCGCGACGCGCACGACGGCGTCAACCGCAAGAGCGGCGAGCCGTACATCACCCACCCGGTCGCCGTGGCCGTCATCCTCGCGAAACTCGGCATGGACACCGAGAGCCTGATGGCCGGGCTGCTGCACGACACCGTCGAGGACGTCGAGGGCGTGACCTTCGAGACCATCGAGGCCAGATTCGGCCCGGACGTGCGCCGCATCGTGGAAGGCGAGACGAAAGTCAGCAAGCTCTCCAAGCAGGGCAGCCAGCAGGCCGAGATCGCCCACTCCGGCCGCGACATGCAGGCCGAGAACCTGCGCCAGATGCTGGTCGCCATGACGGCGGACATCCGCATCATCGTGGTGAAACTCGCCGACCGGCTGCACAACATGCGCACCCTCGGATCCATGAAGCCCGAGAAGCAGCAGCGGATCGCGCGCGAGACCATGGATATCTTCGCGCCGCTCGCGCACCGCCTCGGCATCGGGCGGATCAAGTGGGAACTGGAGGACCTGAGCTTCCAGTACCTGCACCCCGACGAGTACGCCTACCTGCAAAGCCGCCTGCGCACCCGCCAGGAGGAACGCGACACCCTGATCCAGGGCGCCGTGAAACAGCTGCGCGAGGCGCTGGAAGACGACCTGGAACTGCCCGACTGGGTGCAGGACATCGACATCGCCGGGCGCAGCAAGCACCTGTGGAGCATCCACAACAAGATGAAACGCGAGGGCAAGGCCCTGGAGCAGATCTTCGACCTGCTCGCCATCCGCGTGATCCTCACGCCGCGGGAACTGCGCGTGCCGGAAGGCACCGACGAGAGCCGCCGCGAACGCGCCGAGGAAACCCGCGAGAAACGCATCTGCTACCACACCGTGTCCATCGTGCACAGCATGTGGACGCCGCTGCCAGGCCGCTTTAAGGACTACATCGCCGTGCCCAAACCCAACGGTTACCAGTCCCTGCACACCACCGTGATCAGCCAGAGCGGGCAGCCCATCGAGGTGCAGATTCGGTCCCGGCGCATGCACGAGGTCGCCGAGTTCGGCGTGGCCGCCCACTGGATGTACAAGCAGGGCGCCCAGTTGGCCCAGAAGGACCGCGAGAACTGGATCGCGCAGTTGCGCGAACTTCAGAATGAGATCAACGACGCGTCCGACTACCTGGACGCCGTGAAGACCGACATCCTCTCCCAGCGCGTGCGCGTCTTCACGCCCAAGGGCCTGGCCGTGAGCCTCCCGGCCGGCAGCACCACCATCGACTTCGCGTACCACATTCACACCCGCATCGGCGAGACCACCGTGGGCGCCCGCGTGAACGGCAGCATCGTGCCCCTGAGCCACAAACTTGGCAACGGCGACATGGTCGAGATCGTCACCAGCAAGAACGGCCGGCCCAGCAAGGACTGGCTGAACTTCGCCGTGACCCGCAGCGCCCGCGCGAAAATCCGCCACCACTTCCGCACCCAGGAACGCGAGGAAGCCCTCAAGCGCGGCCACGACCTGCTGGAACGCTACCTGCGCAAGCGCCAGATGGCCGTGCGGCAGCTCATGCGCACCAAACTGCTGGAAGAAGCCACCCAGAAACTCCTCGGCAGCCGCAACCCGGACGACCTGTACCACGCCCTCAGCGCCGGCAAGACCACCCCCGCCGTCGTGGCCCGCATCCTGTCCCCCAGCCTCGCCGAGGAGCAGAAACCCAGCCCCCGCCGCCGCCAGGGCCCCCAGGAACCCACGCCGGGCGGCGTGTACGTGGAGGGCTTCACCACCACCACCAAACTCAGCAACTGCTGCACGCCCATCCGCGGCGACCTGATCATGGGCTACCTCACCCGCGGGCGCGGCGTCAGCATTCACCGCATCGACTGCCCCAACATGATCCGGCTGCTGAAAGACGAACCGGAACGCTGCGTGGCGGCCTCCTGGAGCGCCACCGAGGGCGGCCACATGACCGCCGACCTGGACGTCATCGCCCGCGACCGCAGCGGCCTGCTCGCCGACGTGCTGGGCGTCCTGACCCGCATGAAGGTCAGCCCGCTGAAGATCGAGGCGGCCGTGAGCGTGGAGGAGATCGCGCACATCTACCTGCGCGTCAGCGTGCGCAACAACACCGAACTGCTGGGCATCACCAGCGCCATCCGCCGCGTGCCCAGCGTCACGGACGTCGTGCGGCTGAACGCCAGCAAGGCCGCCGGCACCGCCTGA
- a CDS encoding nucleoside hydrolase, with product MPQPQRVILDMDPGHDDAVNLLLALASPELEVLGVTVVFGNVGLERTVRNALVTREVVRSGVPVYAGAHRPLVNPRISAEAVHGASGLDGPHLPAPTRGVEEGHAARFIIEQVRARPHEVTLVPTGPLTNLALAFRLAPDIVPLVRQVVWMGGSTDTGNWTPAAEFNALADPHAARVVFESGVPLVMFGLNASHQCIAGPARVQSFRDLGTDVGEFVAALLEFFAEHHLDRYGWDGGALHDPLTVAWLLRPDLFGMQAMHVQIDTTDGPGAGRTVADVWRVTGQAPNAQVGVKVDADGFFDLIRERIARLR from the coding sequence ATGCCGCAGCCTCAGCGCGTGATTCTGGACATGGACCCCGGCCACGACGACGCCGTGAACCTCCTGCTGGCCCTGGCCAGCCCGGAACTGGAGGTGCTTGGCGTGACGGTCGTGTTCGGGAACGTGGGCCTGGAGCGCACCGTCCGCAACGCCCTGGTCACCCGGGAGGTCGTGCGCTCGGGCGTGCCGGTGTACGCCGGAGCGCACCGGCCGCTGGTGAACCCCCGGATCAGCGCCGAGGCGGTGCACGGCGCCAGCGGCCTGGACGGCCCGCACCTGCCCGCTCCCACCCGCGGGGTGGAGGAGGGGCACGCGGCGCGCTTCATCATCGAGCAGGTGCGCGCCCGGCCGCACGAGGTGACGCTGGTGCCCACCGGGCCGCTCACGAACCTCGCCCTGGCCTTCCGGCTGGCGCCGGACATCGTGCCCCTGGTCCGGCAGGTGGTATGGATGGGCGGCAGCACCGACACCGGCAACTGGACGCCCGCCGCCGAGTTCAACGCCCTGGCCGACCCGCACGCCGCGCGGGTGGTGTTCGAGTCGGGCGTGCCGCTGGTCATGTTCGGCCTGAACGCCAGTCACCAGTGCATCGCCGGGCCCGCCCGCGTGCAGAGTTTCCGGGATCTGGGCACGGACGTGGGCGAGTTCGTGGCGGCGCTGCTGGAATTCTTCGCGGAGCATCACCTGGACCGTTACGGCTGGGACGGCGGCGCGCTGCACGACCCGCTGACGGTGGCGTGGCTGCTGCGCCCGGACCTGTTCGGGATGCAGGCCATGCACGTGCAGATCGACACGACCGACGGGCCCGGCGCGGGCCGCACCGTGGCGGACGTATGGCGCGTGACCGGGCAGGCGCCGAACGCGCAGGTGGGCGTGAAGGTGGACGCGGACGGGTTCTTCGACCTGATCCGCGAGCGGATCGCCCGCCTGCGCTGA
- a CDS encoding MFS transporter, whose protein sequence is MTTAVTRPAPTLSPLLGPGLLLAITIVALESVAMSTVAPEIARDLRGLSLYGWVSSAFMLACLTGAVLTGLVADRRGLAGSAGLALGLLGAGLVLVGFAPGMEVLIAGRVLEGLGVGGLNALPFAVIGRAYQGPAQARMLGAVAFAWMIPGLVGPWLAAQLAEVWTWRAVMWSLGALLAVAAPLCVLPLRSLPAGTGDRGGKRLLIYAVTLPVATGLLLEGLRRADLLSVPLVLLGVLGTAWAARPLFPPGILSLRPGLSAALGLRAAMAWAMMGTSPFLTLALQQLHGLNATQAGLILTVGGISWTLGANLQAWIERQYGEDTRRSRVAWAAVVLSGGVLLTLGGLTGPLPLWTVFAGWFIAGVGMGVGYNSNSLYAMSTAPQGQGGALSGQLANVEVLAVAAAAGLGGALIAQVQPTAQALTLILLLNLGVSLVPWLAVRRLR, encoded by the coding sequence GTGACGACCGCCGTGACCCGCCCCGCCCCCACCCTGTCCCCGCTGCTGGGGCCCGGCCTGCTGCTCGCCATCACCATCGTCGCGCTGGAATCGGTGGCCATGAGCACCGTGGCGCCCGAGATCGCCCGGGACCTCCGGGGCCTGAGCCTGTACGGGTGGGTGTCCAGCGCGTTCATGCTGGCCTGCCTGACCGGCGCGGTCCTGACCGGCCTGGTCGCCGACCGGCGCGGCCTGGCGGGCAGCGCGGGCCTGGCGCTGGGGCTGCTGGGCGCGGGCCTGGTGCTGGTGGGGTTCGCGCCGGGCATGGAGGTCCTGATCGCCGGGCGGGTGCTGGAGGGCCTGGGGGTGGGCGGCCTGAACGCCCTGCCGTTCGCGGTGATCGGCCGGGCGTACCAGGGGCCGGCGCAGGCGCGGATGCTGGGCGCCGTGGCGTTCGCGTGGATGATCCCGGGGCTGGTGGGGCCGTGGCTGGCCGCGCAGCTGGCCGAGGTGTGGACCTGGCGGGCCGTGATGTGGAGCCTGGGGGCGCTGCTGGCCGTGGCCGCGCCGCTGTGCGTGCTGCCCCTGCGGTCCCTCCCGGCAGGAACCGGAGACCGTGGCGGGAAGCGCCTGCTGATCTACGCCGTGACGCTGCCGGTCGCCACCGGTCTCTTGCTGGAGGGTCTGCGCCGCGCCGACCTGCTCAGCGTGCCGCTGGTGCTGCTGGGTGTGCTGGGCACCGCCTGGGCGGCCCGGCCGCTGTTCCCGCCCGGCATCCTGAGCCTGCGCCCCGGCCTGAGTGCCGCGCTGGGCCTGCGCGCCGCGATGGCCTGGGCGATGATGGGCACCAGTCCCTTCCTGACCCTGGCCCTGCAACAGCTGCACGGCCTGAACGCCACGCAGGCCGGCCTGATCCTCACAGTGGGCGGCATCAGCTGGACCCTGGGCGCGAACCTGCAGGCCTGGATCGAACGCCAGTACGGCGAGGACACCCGCCGCTCCCGCGTGGCGTGGGCCGCGGTGGTGCTCAGCGGCGGGGTGCTGCTCACGCTGGGGGGCCTGACCGGGCCGCTGCCGCTGTGGACGGTGTTCGCCGGGTGGTTCATCGCGGGCGTGGGCATGGGCGTGGGGTACAACAGCAACAGCCTGTACGCCATGAGCACCGCGCCGCAGGGGCAGGGCGGGGCGCTGTCCGGGCAGCTCGCGAACGTGGAAGTGCTGGCCGTGGCGGCCGCCGCCGGGCTGGGCGGGGCGCTGATCGCGCAGGTGCAGCCCACCGCGCAGGCCCTCACACTGATCCTGCTGCTGAACCTGGGCGTGTCCCTGGTGCCATGGCTGGCGGTGCGCCGCCTGCGCTGA
- a CDS encoding acetyl-CoA hydrolase/transferase family protein, which translates to MKHNAGMKSLNASQIATLLQGRNLVNPRVVVSGNQAIPWQLLSLLDETLPEYRINALNAPKGLPRRDGVTYETSFVGAGMRGSGRLVYTPARLSMVPLLFGTTRAPDVLLLHTSAPRNGKVSLGVEVNILPAAIEAAQKRGALILAQANSRMPYTFGDGEYDVDVFDGVLEVDEFLPALPPREAPAAGSTDARGDSAAQIGALVASRIRDGATMQLGIGEVPDAVLLGLTRLKNLGVWSEMFSDGVLALDAAGALDPSRKIISSFAFGSQALYDWIHENDRIVMLRTEKTNDPAQIAQQPGMTSVNTALQIDLFGQANASRIGARIFSGFGGQTDFIVGASHAPGGQAIMALRSWHPKAQVSTIVGMLGEPTTSFQPTAVVTEQGVAEIFGYDEKRQAAMLIEHAAHPNAREHLWYEARRLGLT; encoded by the coding sequence ATGAAGCACAATGCAGGCATGAAGAGCCTGAACGCCTCCCAGATCGCCACGCTCCTTCAAGGCCGCAACCTCGTGAACCCGCGCGTGGTTGTCAGCGGCAACCAGGCCATTCCCTGGCAGCTCCTGAGCCTCCTCGACGAGACCCTGCCCGAGTACCGCATCAACGCCCTGAATGCCCCCAAGGGCCTGCCCCGCCGCGACGGCGTCACCTACGAGACGTCCTTCGTGGGCGCCGGCATGCGCGGCAGCGGCCGCCTCGTGTACACCCCCGCGCGCCTCAGCATGGTGCCCCTGCTGTTCGGCACCACCCGCGCTCCGGACGTGCTGCTGCTGCACACCAGCGCCCCCCGGAACGGCAAGGTCTCCCTGGGCGTCGAGGTGAACATCCTGCCCGCCGCCATTGAGGCCGCCCAGAAACGCGGCGCGCTGATCCTCGCGCAGGCCAACAGCCGCATGCCCTACACCTTCGGCGACGGCGAGTACGACGTGGACGTCTTCGACGGCGTGCTGGAAGTGGACGAGTTCCTCCCCGCCCTCCCGCCCCGCGAGGCGCCCGCCGCCGGCAGCACCGACGCGCGCGGAGACAGCGCCGCGCAGATCGGCGCCCTGGTCGCCAGCCGCATCCGGGACGGTGCCACCATGCAGCTCGGCATCGGCGAGGTCCCGGACGCCGTGCTGCTCGGCCTCACCAGGCTGAAGAACCTGGGCGTCTGGAGCGAGATGTTCAGCGACGGCGTCCTTGCCTTGGACGCCGCCGGCGCCCTGGATCCCAGCCGCAAGATCATCTCGTCCTTCGCGTTCGGCAGTCAGGCGCTGTACGACTGGATTCACGAGAACGACCGGATCGTCATGCTCCGCACCGAGAAGACCAACGACCCCGCCCAGATCGCCCAGCAGCCCGGCATGACCAGCGTGAACACCGCCCTGCAGATCGACCTGTTCGGGCAGGCGAACGCCAGCCGCATCGGCGCGCGCATCTTCAGCGGCTTCGGCGGCCAGACCGACTTCATCGTCGGCGCCAGCCACGCCCCCGGCGGGCAGGCCATCATGGCGCTGCGCAGCTGGCACCCCAAGGCCCAGGTCAGCACCATCGTCGGCATGCTCGGGGAACCCACCACCAGCTTCCAGCCGACCGCGGTGGTCACCGAGCAGGGCGTCGCCGAGATCTTCGGATACGACGAGAAACGCCAGGCGGCCATGCTGATCGAACACGCCGCCCACCCCAACGCCCGCGAGCACCTGTGGTACGAGGCCCGCCGCCTCGGCCTGACCTGA